In Glycine soja cultivar W05 chromosome 10, ASM419377v2, whole genome shotgun sequence, the genomic stretch taattaagttttttttaaaataaataaattaaatttttatataaaaatatattattttaatttattatataattatgcatatgtgtttttttctcctttatATGTTTTCTAAGTTTGTCTCTTATTATGTAGAAAAGCGTTAAAATGCTTCTTGTGATTATTATGTTTGGATATTTAGTGATGCGTGAAATAGAATATGAtgagatgaaaaaataaaataataagatgaaataaataaaattttcattttgttgtttagATAATTTatagtgaaataaaatataaaaaagatccaaattatataaatataaaaaggaaaatattatatcaCACAAAATACGCATTTTGCCACAAATTCATTCATTTGTAATTTAAATACTTTATATAATGAAATCTAATGGGTCATTCTTTTCTATTAATCCCAAGGTAACCTTAGTCAATCTCCATTTGGAGTTTTAGTTGGCCAATTAATTTGAAAGTTGGGCCAGAAgtttttagggaaaaaataaattaaaatgcatcTTTTTCTAAATAACTTCTTTTaagataactttttatttttgtttgggaAGGTTTTCCTCTGTGtatttttttgacaattttgttcaaaatatGATCAGATattaaaagtttatatttttttttaacatggatTCAAACTTTGATTCACTGCATTATGGGACAATAACAACTCCGTTGATATTGTGGGACTCTAGGTATGTTTATTTTGTCGATAGACATATGATGATACGAAATAAACACACATTCACAGCAAAAACAAGGTAATTGGTGTTTCCCGAAAATGAAAATTTGCTTAAACCAAGGtaaaatccaaacacactcttttcTACTAGACCCAACTTTTTTTCCTAAATTCTACTAGACACGACTACTCCGTATTGATAAGTAATTAACtagtatttgttttctttgcccTAATAAGCGTTCAAAACAAAAAGGCACAGTCATATGATGAATAGCGTAAGTGATTTGGTAGCGTCTATTATTGTCTGTACCTTAATGCATTGGATAATTACCTCAGATTGTCTTCATTAACgcaacaaataaaatatcaaaccaCAAGAGTTTGCACGTTTTCACAACTAAATTACTTTTTCAGATAAGGGAAAGCATTATATCCTGAACACAGAACCTCTGTCCATGATTAtgaagcaaataaataaatatcaatagaTGCGTGTCGTTGTTTATATGTATTTatagaaaaacattttatattgtCTCTCACTGCTTGTTAATATGATACAGGATACATTGGTCCAAATTGGCTGCATACTTAACTTTCACGTAAAGTTATGTGTCAACAACACCTCAAAATATTGGAATGTTCTATAGAATCAATAATGGGTCCAAGCTTAATTTGAAccaattaattatcttttttaattgtttctttaTCACATGATGTGGTGCAATCGAAGGAGATAAACTCAGAATAATTTATATCACATTATATCAAAATACTTCAAACATATCATATAAGTAAAATTGACAtcacattaattttaattcaaaatattaagaATAGTTCAAATTTATAGGTTTTACTTttacttatataatatttaacttttttatttatacttaatGTAAGATTTCTCACACTTCTACTTCAACACATGAATCAACTCCTCTACCATAAACATAAGTTTTTCTATTTATCAAAGAAACATAACAAATTAACTATATGTGAATGCATCCATTGCTTGATATATAGAGAGATGAGGAGGCATAGTGCATCATTTAAGCACTGGTTTTAATATCATGAAAGCCACGAAGCACCAAATTAAATTAGGTATATTCTATAGAATGAATTCCTATGTTGTAGACTTCAATTAATGATGAACAATATTTTCAATGAAAGAATTTGGATTCGTACATAAATTAAGAGCTAACTTGCTTgatattcaaaaattaaatgattctattttgaaaagaaaaaaaaaacaaaatcatagtATAGATGGGTAAAAGGGTAGTCACTCATGTCGTCTCTTTATACTTGGAGGAATATTCTTATTATTCTTCATGTATGTTGTTAAATATATACAGTTCAAATATTCTTATCTTCCCTTTcatcttctattttgatttcattttgtttcGGTTTCATTTCAGCTATGATAAtgaaaattatcatttattaaataataataataaccagCACAATAACGTTTCTACCAAGTCTCCACCCGAGTAAAAGGACATCACGTCGCATCAGAGACTTGGAAAATAAAACGccaacattttattatttttgtaactaAGCCGAATTTGGCACTTTTACAATAACACGATATCTATGTTAACTTTAATAGAAAGATGATAATTGTAGGTACAAGACATATCAACaaccatttttctttctttaaattgTTATAGCTTATGTACATGTGACACTAGATCGAGTTAAGACTTTTTAGAGCTTATACTTCCGTTTTTTGCTTTTTAGATTTAGTTCATCATTATTGAACAATTgctgaaggaaaaaaatgaacattGCAGATAATATTGTATAGTATGATGATTACTATCTTTTCCAAATATTAATGTTAATACAAAATCATTTTCGTTAAATTGTAACCTAAGGTTAGATAGTCTGCATTTATCGGCATAAAAGTAAATCCGAcagaattgaaatttgaaactcaattattttgtttgtttatctCTTTACTGCCAAGGAGCAGTAACCGTTGAAGATACAAATCCCCGGCTGCTTAGATAGAATTTGTTTTTAAGAGGAAACCATTGGTCCACACCTATATAAAGTCTAATTCAAGGGATTGATGTATTAGTTATTATATTCGCatgaaaaaacaatttattgaatcaaagaattcatgtttaatttttattttatttaaaattttcttgaattaatgaTTGATGAACTTTCGTCATCCTTgacttaaagaaaaaaatatctctAAATCTAGTTTGTAGCTTGCTCCACATGCATGACACATTGACCAATAAAAGTTGAACACTTTGATTAACTTACTTACCACCGTGGCAGGTAATAaaactttctttttaaatatttaacaatacaatataattatacatataGAGAGAGATAGATAAATGAGTGTTTTAGGATtagattgaattgattttaaggaaaaaaatatccaaTCCAATCACTttagttttcttaatttattatttattatttaattggtttgttttaaaattttaatttgatagtaagtataatttaaaattatttagattggataattttttattttaatcttatttttatttttcttctacaaaatattaaataaatggtaaagaaataacaaatataaaaaaatagataggaaTGTTGTTATAATTATCAAGttgcataaatttatttttcatataatacatatttaaaagattataccataatttgtgttatataatgacataaataaaatatttgatattttaaactattttttattatatttgtttatatcATATATTCTTCTATTTACATTATTTATGAACAAGATATAGATATTTCCTATTATcggatataatttattattagagaatagataagataaaatcacatctttctctatttatattatcttaaaaaagaaaataaatattagataattCAATCTCATTTTCATAAAAAGGGATCAGCATGATTCATATAATTCATTCTGATTTCACTATTGATGCTTGTTTACCTTTTAAGTCTCTATAAATTGTAGTTTGAGACCTAATAACctcaaataataaagaaatgagaaaacaattattatattttaaagaaaaatgatgaaatgATAAAGATTCATTTCATGTTTTtaaccaaatttaaaaaatggtaaacaataatatatattacattaatccaactgctcataaactcatTCTTGCATGTTCCTCCTCCTCCACTACTCCCAAGTCCCAatctttttattgaaaaataacaatgaagtaataataaataacaatgtaAACAGCTGCAAAAGGCAAGGCTTTAGATTAGATCTCTGTCACCAATCACCATCTCTTGAATTTGTTATTGTGCATCACttaataaatgttaaattatttatttcatctttatagttttataattcttatttttttagtcataGTTTTAAGGTAgtctttttaatttctacaatttacattttaattctcttttaatctctataattttgaaagtgatttttttagttcttataatttcatgattgttattttcttagtctccatattttttaaattagagagactaaagaaaaattaaaatgtaaagactaaaaatgtaagaattattaaaattataaggacggaataagtaatttaatgttaagaaaataaaaaagtagaaatttctttaataaaaaaaaagtatttacgATCTCAAGatattacaatgtttgtgtactGTTAGAAATGCAATACCCACTTCCACGCAACCTCTCTGAAGCGAAGAGAAGCCGAGTCTGAGGTACaaaaatgctatttttttttagtgttttccCATTTCtgtgttctgtttttttttttcctcctcaGATCCATACCCATTTTCTGAATTGCGCCTGACATTATCAAAATGCTAACTTTTTCATCTCTCTGCATTTGCCACCGCAGAATTTACTCTTTTCATGAGATGGGTCAGTGAAAGTTGGCAACTACCGGTGACGACGCCAATTCACATGCATATACCCATATCTAGTGTTTGTGCCTATGTccctttagatttttttttcacgttTGGAATATTTCAACGTATTCTCTAATTGGTGCCATTACTGGTGCTCTTATTTtattgctgttttttttttctttctttctaacgtttgatttcaaaattctgcctagaaattaaaaatgatttttttaggatGTTATTGGTACGAAGTATCCACCAAGGACTAATCTTTATTGGCAACTTGACTAATCACCTTTAGGGAGGTTTTCCGAATCTAATACCACTCGCACCAACAATTTATtggtatttaaaaatgattttgagtcTGTGTACTTTGATCCAATAGTGATGTTTTCTTTCTGAAGGAGTGTGCTTCTGGTGaatttggttcaatttttcAGTCATTATGGTGCTAGTGCTAGTGAGTGCTGTTTCATTTGTTTCAATTTCAACTTTGTGTGCAGTTATTGTTTCGTGGCTATAAGTTGCATCAGCTAGGTGCTTTGTGGAACTGAATTTATGCCCTTGAATCATTGAGTGTGGTGAGAAAATTATGGATATGGttatttgattgaaatttaataGTTGCTTTGCCTTGTGTACTATCTATTTGTTATCTGCCTGATGAAGTTAAAACAATGGTGAAATGTGATTCTTATGCAGTGACAAGAATGGGGAGAGGGAAAGCAGATGGGAAACCGAGAAAGCGGTTGGTCACAACTGTGTTACTTTTAGCGATTGTTGGTGCTTTATTTTACCTGTATTCTAGGAAAAATGGTTCATCTTCTATTGAGCATGGTAGCAAATCTGTAAAATTTGGAGATGACAGTGCTATACCAAAGACCATTCCAGTGAGTTATCTTAGTCTGAACTGAACAACTTATACATTTACCCTTTCCAATAGCCTTGAATGTTGGTGTCTAGTATGAGTCATTATAGTTATTTTACTCTTGtattcattttttaaggtcTGTGATGATCGTCTATCGGAGCTGATTCCATGTCTAGACAGAAATTTCATATACCAAACAAGATTGAAGCTTGATCTGACTTTAATGGAGCACTACGAACGGCACTGCCCAATGCCTGAGCGGCGCTATAATTGTTTGATTCCCCCTCCTCCAGGGTACAAGGTGTCTCTCTTTTCTCTAGGCATTGCTTCTCTTAGATGGAACtatgaaagttaaataaatttggAAGTTTTCTGTGCTTACAGCTTTGAGTGTCTTATGCTGTTCTTGATGATAAATTGATTATAGATTCCAATCAAGTGGCCCAAAAGCAGAGATCAGGTATGGAGGGCAAATATACCTCATACCCATCTTGCAACTGAGAAATCTGACCAGAGATGGATGGTTGTAAAAGGTGAAAAGATAGGTTTTCCTGGTGGAGGAACCCACTTCCATTATGGCGCTGGCAAGTATATTGCATCAATTGCCAATGTAAGCTAGTTACTCCTATCCGGTATGGCACTAAAATAATCACCAAAACATGAAACTCTTATATGACTGGAAAAAGTTATAAGTTTGTAGTTTATATTCATGATTGGTATTTCAGATGCTCAACTTTCCAAACAATGTGATTAACAATGAAGGAAGACTTCGCAATGTTTTTGATGTTGGCTGTGGTGTTGCAAGCTTTGGAGGATATCTTCTTTCTTCTGATGTAATAGCAATGTCATTAGCACCAAATGATGTTCATGAAAACCAAATACagtttgctttagaaagaggaaTTCCGGCATATCTTGGTGTCTTGGGGACACTAAGACTCCCTTACCCTAGTAGATCTTTTGAACTTGCCCATTGTTCTCGCTGTAGAATTGATTGGCTTCAGAGAGATGGCATACTTCTTCTTGAGCTAGATAGGATACTCAGGCCGGGAGGCTACTTTGCCTACTCATCTCCTGAAGCCTATGCTCAGGATGAAGAGGATCAGAGAATATGGAAAGAAATGAGTGCTCTTGTAGGGAGGATGTGTTGGAAAATAGCTTCTAAGAGGAACCAGACTGTCATATGGGTCAAGCCTCTTACAAATGACTGTTACTTGAAAAGAGAGCCTGATACTCGCCCTCCGCTCTGCAGTCCTAATGATGATCCTGATGCTGTTTGGGGAGTTAAAATGAAAGCTTGCATCTCACGCTACTCTGATCGTGAGTGatattttctccatttcataTAATGATTTAGTCTGGTTTGAAAACGCAAGACCATGAGATAAACTGATAATAAGATTGTTCCTATAGACCTTTAACAGttcaaaaaaaatctaactatGAAATATGAATAATAACTGCCTTGTGATTATGGAGCCGTAACTAGGAGTTGACTTTGTAAATCAGATGGCTTTTGCTATTCTAGATAGGTCCATGCTCTCCCCGATTACATTATATTTGGCCCAAGTTACACAACTGCATTTTTGCATATATTAATGTTGCATGATTTCATTCCATTCCATCATAATTCCTGGTATTATTTCTTGACTCTTCTATTAGAAGTTGAAAAGTTAATAACCATATATTCTTCTGGTCTATGCAGAGATGCACAGAGCAAAAGGAGCTGGTTTGGCTCCTTGGCCAGCTCGATTGACCACTCCACCTCCTCGTCTTGCTGACTTTAACTATTCCACTGAAATGTTTGAAAAGGACAcggtaatttaaaatatatcctGTTTTACACTTTTACATCTTGCTTATAATCATCACAAGGAAGTAGCTACAAAGCCTTTGGGTAACagtaaaaagagaacaaaaatatgAGTAAAAATACAGGAGAAGTGGGAGAAGGACCTGCTGGGAAGGGGAAACCCTACATTAGCCAACAGAAAGTATAAACAAAGATAACTGCGATCACATTTCTGGCTTGACTAGATTTGATATGAACTAACTAATTATGAACCTCTATTGCTGTCCAAATGTCCTAAGGAAGACAATCTAAATGTGACACCATGTGAATATTTCTTTCAGTTGTGGATTTCCTTTTCACCTCGGAGATGAAATTGGtgcaatgtgcttggttcaccTTATTTTTGAGGAATAGTCGCTTATTTTTTCCAGCTCTCTGAAAGAGTTTGAAAAATAAGCGATTATTTCTCTAAATCACTTTGTTACAAAACATGGACTGAATCTAAGGCATGATAATTTCATTGTAAGATATCTGATTATCTGGTATTATGACGCAACTAATTTTGTGCAGGAATATTGGCAACAAGAAGTTACTAATTACTGGAAAATGCTAGGCAATAAAATTAAGCCTGACACAATTCGGAATGTGATGGACATGAAAGCAAACTTGGGTTCATTTGCAGCTGCTTTGAAGGACAAAGATGTTTGGGTTATGAATGTGGTGCCAGAAAATGGGGCAAACACTCTCAAGATCATATATGACAGAGGGCTGTTAGGAACAGTTCACAACTGGTATGACCCTTATTCTTgtatttacaaaacaaataatcTTCTGTAGGTTATATTAACACTGCAATTCCTGTTTAACTTATTGCTTCACTTTTTTCAATGCTCTCTAAAAATTTGGGTTTTTACCAAGTCAAATAGTGTCGTGTGGTCCACGTAATCTAGTAGGATAAGGTTTTGTTGTTATTGTCTCTAAAATGCAAGATACCCGAATGAAAGTGCTACCTGATATAATTAAACCACGTCTTTGTTGTTGCAGTATGACCTTGTTGTGATCTTGTTTTGGCATCAATGTAACAGGTGTGAAGCATTTTCGACCTACCCTCGTACTTATGATCTGCTCCATGCATGGACTATATTTTCTGATATTATTGAGAAGGAGTGCAGTCCAGAGGATTTATTGATTGAGATGGATAGAATCCTGAGGCCGAAAGGTTTCATCATTGTCCATGATAAGCGATTGGTGGTGTTGTCTATAAAGAAGTTCTTGCCAGCATTGCACTGGGTTGCAGTGGTCACATCTAATGTAGAGCAAGATTCAAACCAAGGCAAAGATGATGCAGTGTTGATAATTCAGAAGAAGATGTGGCTGACAAGTGAGAGCATCCGCATTTCAGAATAACAGCATGCTCCCTCTAATGGATGCCACCATTCTTTCCATTCACTTGCAAGTTCAAAATCTCAGCAATACACCCTTGTGGAAAATTGATCTTGTAGCTTTTATCTCGTGCTGTAGGTgctcttttatattttagtcaTATTCTCTACACTATATATAGGTAGAAGTGCTAGTGAAAGATCATCCCAAATCATCTTGgttgaatttatttaattttggacACAAGTAGTCACCCTGCTATTGTGATCAAGATATTTTAGATGATTTTGAGTCTAAATTAATTTGAACATATTACAGGATACTGaggttttgtttatttatttatttttccattttgcTCCTGCTGATCAAGTTATCTTATTTCAAGCACAGTAAGATCCTGCTTCACTTTCCACATCGCCCAATCCCAACCCCACATAAgacaaggcaaaaaaaaaaaaaaaaattgcttttgcttttgcttttgcTTTGACCTGCCATAACTTAGTTTAAACGAGATATATAAGCTTCAGTCACTTGAGAATAAGGCTTTGCATGAACTTATTTTGAGCTGTAATTACATCTGCACATACTTCTGGCTTACATGGTACTCCATTTTTGTTTGGTTGATCTGAAACATAGTACTCCATGAACATTGAAAACTTGTTCACATCCTATTCCTATATTTAGAGATGCCCATACACTAACTTGGCCCAAGCGCAATATGGATACTGCTTTGGCATGTGTACTCAATCAATTATAAACTACtgttgatatgatttttaaaataattattataaaaattaataaatttattatatatgatgagttatgattgaatgacggtctaaaatatttttataagtacataatctttatttgattttaatttctttactttcaattatttgtatttaatcTTCTTAATTTCTCAATTATTCAAATTAAGTCTATTACCTCGAATTTTCATTTAACATAGAATTAACAAAAGTGTAACAtcattaatttgtataaattaacaAAGAACAAATCAATAATACATCACGCCTCTTACATTTCTATTAAAGGGAaaagtttataaattaattaaataaagataacTTCCAAGTTAGGCCAACCAAATCCATAGCCTAAATCAGACCCCAAAACTCATTAGGTTTATGATTACTCAACCCAACTCGATTAACCTCAGTTCTCAGgtagactcaagttactgactCAAACAGACCATGATCACTCGGATTAAATTCTTCCAACCTATACTCAACTTTAAGGTGAAGAAATCAAAGTTTATGCGTAAAAAATTAGGTTGAACCGACTTTAATCATAGTTTATGCGAGTATGTAATTAGCATTGTTTGTCCAACCTTTATCCAATGCTGAAACTCAAGACATTAAATGACAATCTCACATGACATAAATTACTTAAGTTGGAACAGAACCCCTTCAAAATAAATTTGCCTTTATAGTAATTGCATATCCAtccttaatttaatttcaagcatACTGAGAACCCTAACtagctaaaatttaaaaatagacaCACCTTTACCAATTCACTTTAGGGAGcaatttccaaaataaaatgtaatatgTAAAATATGATACTagcaatttttgttgttgtgtgtgaaTATATTAGTAGTAGATGTGGAACAAGGTAAGTGGAGAATACATTGATATGAATTATGGACCGTGAAGTCTCCACAAAACTAGCAGCTTACCGTAACGTCAAGGGGAGGTAACATATATGCTAAAATAACTGGTTTGCCAATGACGTTCATCAGGATCAGCCCAGACTCAATTAAAGCTTTTCTCTCAAGGGGTGTTTGATTGGAAAGAAAACTTTCATGCCTGAAAATCTTGAATCTGAAATCATATTtcctgaaaataaataaaatttatttgattgcgcattgaaatcttaaaataaattttttaataattaaaaagttaaacgaTATTTTTactacattaaataatttaataaaaaataacatgatattATTACtgtagtaaaagaaaaattattaaaaaaaaaaattcacctcCCCCATGAGAAAATgtgaaaaacttattaaaagacattcccaaaaaaacatcttttcccaataatattattttcttaaaattgataCCAAATATGAGAAACTAAGTCTCCAGACCTATGATTCTCGAAAAACCAAGAATTTCTCTCTTACCAAACATTCCCTTGCAATGTAATTGAGTTCTCTTCTCTATAGGATACAATTGAGCTCTCTAAATTTGTCATTAGATAATTTAACAACGGTCCTACAAAATTGAATTAGTACCATtccttgaaagagaaaaaaaaactcaaattttcATTGTCtttataaatagaaattatttGTTGTTTCACTCATGCAGATTTCAACTTGGCAGATGTAAAAGCGAGATGAGAAAGAATTCTGTGCCCCACAAACATCAGTATAGCTCCCAAAAGACCAAATGCTTTGAGTGTAGTGAACAGGTCCAGCTGCACACggccaaaaaagagaaaaacatttcAGAAGTTGGAACAAACTGATAATATTGCCGTGCCAGAAGAGAAATGGAATAAAAATGAACAGTCCCAAAGAAAACACCTATGGATCAACATCACTGGCTATGCCAGTTAAGCATTTCATCAGGGGAGATAATGCTTctgattaataataaattacttttgCATTACATGCATCAATAGATACCACCTAATAGAAGAACCTGACTTCATGATTACTTGGATCATAGATCATTTAATAGTGCTACCTGAATGTAGAGTGGACATACCTTCAACCAGAAAAGTACATAAAGTAACAAAACCGCCGCAATACCAACATGGAAAAGGATCCCAAATGTGGCAGGTACTGTTGAACCAGGGAAATTCTTTAGGTTCACCCCCAAGCGCAATAACTGCCAATGACATAAAACAGAGTAAAAACCACGGACTATAAAGGAAGATAGACCAAATCAAAGGATAAAAACAGCTTAACAACATTGTTGTGACAACACTGAACGCAAGTGCCAAAAAAATCCTTTACCATCAAAAAAGCATATTTTCCATAAAATAAATAGCATGTCTGTATAGCCATACTAACAGGTATGAGTGTAGACCTTAAAGGGCTTCCCTACATTGGGCTGGTTCTTATCACATACCACATTTCTGTTtccatttctcttatttttcccATTCTTATCTCCAATTCCCTTTTCTCTTAAATAACAAGTATATTTATGCCACTTTCTAGTGGGAATTATATTGAGACTTACCCCAACCAAAAAGCCAATGAATGGCAAAAGGATCAAACCCAAGAAAGCAAGAGAGAGTTCCTGGTGAGGTCTCTTTTCAGGAGACCTGAATATATGGGTAATCTCTGCTTTGGGCCCATATCTTGAGTAAGGATCAacaggtggtggtggaggacgGGGTGCTTTCTCAGGTGCTTCTGGAAGATCTAATTCAACATGGCCAAGTAGCCGTAAGAAAGAGTTCTCCTGAAATACAATATTTTCACTCAGATTCAGCAAGACTATAGGGGGAGAAGGGGGCAGGTGGAGAGGGGAGATTTAAAATGTGGAGGTAGTGCCAGATACCATGACAGCATCACCAACAGTCAGCTCAATTTCATATTTTCCCGAGAGATAGAAAAGTTTCTCCACCAAGCCAAGAAAATCCTACAAGCCAAAATAACAATGTAAGCTAAGTGAGAGAGAGAACCATTGGAGGAAAATGAGAATCAAAATAATGTTGCAGCATTCCCCCAATAT encodes the following:
- the LOC114372271 gene encoding probable methyltransferase PMT3 isoform X2 — protein: MGRGKADGKPRKRLVTTVLLLAIVGALFYLYSRKNGSSSIEHGSKSVKFGDDSAIPKTIPVCDDRLSELIPCLDRNFIYQTRLKLDLTLMEHYERHCPMPERRYNCLIPPPPGYKIPIKWPKSRDQVWRANIPHTHLATEKSDQRWMVVKGEKIGFPGGGTHFHYGAGKYIASIANMLNFPNNVINNEGRLRNVFDVGCGVASFGGYLLSSDVIAMSLAPNDVHENQIQFALERGIPAYLGVLGTLRLPYPSRSFELAHCSRCRIDWLQRDGILLLELDRILRPGGYFAYSSPEAYAQDEEDQRIWKEMSALVGRMCWKIASKRNQTVIWVKPLTNDCYLKREPDTRPPLCSPNDDPDAVWGVKMKACISRYSDQMHRAKGAGLAPWPARLTTPPPRLADFNYSTEMFEKDTEYWQQEVTNYWKMLGNKIKPDTIRNVMDMKANLGSFAAALKDKDVWVMNVVPENGANTLKIIYDRGLLGTVHNWCEAFSTYPRTYDLLHAWTIFSDIIEKECSPEDLLIEMDRILRPKGFIIVHDKRLVVLSIKKFLPALHWVAVVTSNVEQDSNQGKDDAVLIIQKKMWLTSESIRISE
- the LOC114372271 gene encoding probable methyltransferase PMT3 isoform X1 is translated as MTRMGRGKADGKPRKRLVTTVLLLAIVGALFYLYSRKNGSSSIEHGSKSVKFGDDSAIPKTIPVCDDRLSELIPCLDRNFIYQTRLKLDLTLMEHYERHCPMPERRYNCLIPPPPGYKIPIKWPKSRDQVWRANIPHTHLATEKSDQRWMVVKGEKIGFPGGGTHFHYGAGKYIASIANMLNFPNNVINNEGRLRNVFDVGCGVASFGGYLLSSDVIAMSLAPNDVHENQIQFALERGIPAYLGVLGTLRLPYPSRSFELAHCSRCRIDWLQRDGILLLELDRILRPGGYFAYSSPEAYAQDEEDQRIWKEMSALVGRMCWKIASKRNQTVIWVKPLTNDCYLKREPDTRPPLCSPNDDPDAVWGVKMKACISRYSDQMHRAKGAGLAPWPARLTTPPPRLADFNYSTEMFEKDTEYWQQEVTNYWKMLGNKIKPDTIRNVMDMKANLGSFAAALKDKDVWVMNVVPENGANTLKIIYDRGLLGTVHNWCEAFSTYPRTYDLLHAWTIFSDIIEKECSPEDLLIEMDRILRPKGFIIVHDKRLVVLSIKKFLPALHWVAVVTSNVEQDSNQGKDDAVLIIQKKMWLTSESIRISE